One genomic window of Salvia miltiorrhiza cultivar Shanhuang (shh) chromosome 4, IMPLAD_Smil_shh, whole genome shotgun sequence includes the following:
- the LOC131020086 gene encoding uncharacterized protein LOC131020086, whose product MAARVATSAAKRCLPMFPSLYCQHVRSSNCFLGPRIGTLIQQTSREWESRKGGSTRIYGAAPYWKKLVPLGNEAIVPCITETKHTSSYGLSDHLFPYSMPKPYIYIVYPDEHKYMYFSAHSVEEDGTISSSPKYYIYPPSPLKETCFFTGISCNGLLHFQNEQYDDFLWNPTTNEFKALPNSSSCDHQQPRGLRVTNYKIGCGMWSDNRCADNYKMLHLVLADTEKVEEEVEEENSISIDLSYHIHLYSLKTNSWKKIPCSEFSLLSGPGVTINGVYYTLGYLIGNAGIGVLLSFDFSTETLSSIPRPPIQEGLSSSSSTVPPIQKLSSCAHFLEYKGLFGYLACWEAENEIPVRFELWVMKNGSWTMESVFHTCGVSRPLRFSRNGELLYFLSVNNEVLVFDRATGKLNHPGINFCWSIAQLTPFVESFVQLNGISHAEAEDLEKEGGYVYIR is encoded by the exons ATGGCTGCACGCGTCGCCACCTCCGCTGCCAAGCGCTGCCTTCCGATGTTTCCTTCTCTCTATTGCCAACATGTTCGATCTAGCAATTGTTTCTTGGGCCCCAGAATCGGAACCCTAATTCAACAGACCagcag AGAGTGGGAAAGTAGGAAGGGGGGTTCGACGAGAATCTATGGTGCCGCACCTTATTGGAAAAAGCTTGTGCCCCTAG GTAATGAGGCAATTGTTCCCTGCATAACCGAGACAAAACATACGTCTTCCTATGGACTCTCGGATCACTTGTTTCCCTACTCTATGCCTAAGCCTTACATTTATATCGTCTACCCTGATGAacataaatatatgtattttagtGCACATTCAGTTGAAGAGGATGGGACCATCTCTTCCTCAccaaaatattacatttatccTCCCTCTCCTTTGAAGGAAACTTGTTTCTTCACTGGCATAAGTTGTAATGGTCTATTACATTTTCAAAATGAGCAGTATGATGATTTTCTTTGGAACCCAACAACCAATGAGTTTAAGGCCCTCCCTAACTCCTCCTCCTGTGATCACCAACAGCCTCGTGGTCTTCGTGTTACCAATTATAAGATTGGTTGTGGAATGTGGTCTGACAATAGATGTGCAGATAATTACAAAATGCTGCACCTTGTTTTGGCTGATACGGAAAAAGTTGAGGAAGAGGTAGAGGAAGAGAATAGCATTAGCATTGATCTGAGTTACCACATTCACTTGTATTCACTCAAAACTAATTCCTGGAAGAAAATACCATGCTCGGAGTTTAGTTTACTTAGTGGACCTGGTGTTACCATTAATGGGGTTTATTATACTCTAGGATATTTAATCGGAAATGCAGGGATTGGAGTTCTCCTTTCATTTGACTTCTCTACCGAAACTCTTTCTAGTATACCCAGGCCACCTATCCAAGAGGGGTTAAGTAGTTCTAGTTCAACCGTACCTCCTATCCAAAAGCTGTCAAGTTGTGCTCATTTTTTAGAGTATAAAGGCTTGTTTGGTTATCTTGCATGCTGGGAAGCTGAAAATGAGATACCTGTGAGATTTGAACTTTGGGTTATGAAGAACGGATCATGGACAATGGAATCTGTTTTCCATACATGTGGGGTTTCAAGGCCGTTACGGTTTTCGAGAAACGGTGAGCTATTGTATTTTTTAAGCGTGAATAATGAAGTGCTCGTGTTTGATCGTGCCACTGGAAAGTTGAATCATCCCGGTATCAATTTTTGTTGGTCTATAGCACAGCTAACTCCATTTGTTGAGAGCTTTGTTCAACTGAATGGAATTTCACATGCTGAG GCTGAGGATCTGGAGAAAGAAGGAGGATATGTATATATTCGATAA